GTTTATGCTGCTCCGCCAAATCAGTTCCAGCGGCCCAATAAAAATCACCGTCTTCCGAATTATTTAGGTATTGAGATACCAGATTCAATTCTTCTACGCTTTCAAAAGCGACTAATTCTGCTTCCATTTGTCGACAAGATTCGTAGGCAGCATACCAATTCCCTCTTAGATTGCGTTCAAAGAAGTAATAGCCATTTCCGATCTTTACAAATGGTgctatattaatatttatattaccaGGAATACCTAATTGGAAtgcacaaaaattatttatcaaCATTAAACACCTGGTAAGCACAATGTAGTATCCACCTTCAATAACATTAGATGTTATATTGTAGGCCGAAGACAGGAAAAATGCTCCCAAAAAAACACAGAGTCcaagaaactttaaaaacattttggccaGATTGAAATGTCTTTTGGCGTTCCGATCCTTTTATAGGGTTTTCGCGTAGTAAAAATTAGGAAGTACTTTTAAAGATAAGATAAATGAGTATTAGTCGTTGTTCAATGAATATTCTCATAACGTATTCTTATCATCTTATCTTCTTAAGTAGGCTATAGCCGTTTTCACTGGAATCTTTATCGCAAGAGTCGTTACTTTACAGTAAAAATCAATAGATCTACTTAAAGTTAAATTGTCTTATTTTCAATTGTATGCTTTATTGTTCAAATGTTCGTCGATCATTTATAAGATTCATAACTATATTATCCAATGGTCAGTCTACCATACAATAAAACAAGCTGTTTTAGGTCGGGTGCCTGGCAAATATAGTAATAAGATTTTCCGCATCCATCGTCATTCAGCCCAATAGCTGTGCTGGATATCCACATATTATCGCAGtgttcattattattttgattgtTTGGCTCTCCAATGCGAAAAAGATCCGAAGAGATGCGTTGTCCGTTCGAAAACCAAATATGTTCACCTTGTTTCGCCAAGTCAGTGCCAGCAGTCCAAAATTCTTTACCCTCATTTGCTTTAAGAAGGTATTGATTAATCTCCTTCAACTCCTCCAAGTTATTAAACGCGACTAAATCGGCTTTCATTCGTCGACAAGACTCGTAAGCATCATACCAATTCTTTTGAACTTTATCTTCAATAAAGTAATAATTGGATCCGATCTTGACGAAGCCAAATACACCTAATTGGAATGTACATAAATTAGTCcttaaacacaaaaaagcttgtaaatacaatttaagacCTACCATCAAAACCATTAGGTGCTATGGAGAGGCCCCCAGAAAGCGAAATTGCTCCCAAAAAAGCGCCGAGTCCAACTAACTTATACAACATTTTGAGCAAATTGTACGACTTTGGTGGGTACCGAACCTTTTATAAGTttttcgcgaaagaaaaattattttgaacaaTAAGATAAAGACTATtgattcaataaatattttctcacaTTCAAATGTACCTAATCTTCGTTAttgaactttaattaaaaccaGATAAAGTGACTCGGATATTAATTATGGTGGTGTTATTGCATCAGGTGTTTTTGCATGCAATTAATTGGCTGGGTTGCCTCGCAAATATAGCAATGAAGCATTCCGCAGTTCCCGTCATTCAGTCCAATCGTCTCGGATTCGAACCACAAACCATCACAGTGTTCCCCACCATCTTTATTGTCCGGCTGTCCTGGGCACCACAAATCAGAATACACGGGCTGTCCATTCGAGAACCACACGTGACTACCCTCCTCCGCCAAGTCAGTTCCAGATGCCCAATACATTACATCCGTTTTGGAATTCAAAATGTACTGAGATACCATATCAAGTTCCTCTACGCTTTCGAAGGTGACTAAATCTGCCTTCAATCTTCGGCACGATTCATACGCAGCATACCAATTCTTTTTAAGATTGTTTTCAATGTAGTAATAGCCGGATCCGATCTTTACAAATGGAGctgtatttatattaaaaaattaggaATGCTTTGGTAAAGGATTTTTAAGACCCACCTTCAATAAGATTAGATGTTACATTGAAGCCCGTAGACAGGGAAATGGCTCCCAAAAAGGCACAGAGTCcaagaaacttaaaaaacattatgGATAGATTTTAATAATTGTGGTTCAATACATCccttttatagatttttttgcgaaaaaataaagaagtacTTTTAGACGATAAGATAAATGTTtactaaattataaatattcctATATCCTTATCATCTTATCTCCTTCGATAGAATcaataatcaaatttaattaaaaatcgttatttattttgtggtaAATTAAGCTTTTATTAGCCATTAAGTATTTAGTAGCGTCCTTATCAGTTCAAGTATTTCTGCCTAAAGCTATCGATGTGTTCCAGCACCCTGACCGTCATCTCGTTGATATACTCGTCCCGACCCTGTTCGGTGAACGGATCGGGAGCACTGCGTCGCGAAACGTAGTGATTGGGCAGGTTGACCTTGTGGCGACCGATGGACTTGATGATCAGCCACAGGATGTAGAAGCTGAACCACACGGTGAAGTACAGCGGAATGTACCAGAGCTTGCGGCCGATGTAGAAGTAGCTGTACTTCTTCACACGTGGCTCTggtggcggcggaggaggtggaggtggcTCCGTcggtggcggcggtggtggtggtggcggtggaggaggaggaggcggcggtgggTGGTGAACGTGGTGGTGATGATGCGGGTGATCGTCGTAAATCACATCCGGATAGGAGTCATCCGGGTAGGAGGGCTGGTAATCAAAGTGACTGGGGTAGTGATCGTGGTGGTGATCATGCACATGATCGTGATCCGGCGCATGGTCGTGATCGTGATCGTGATCCTCCGGCTTGGGAGCCGCCGACTCCGGGTGAGATTCCAGCCAGCCAGGCGGTGGTGTGGCATACTCCATTTGGGGATCGTACTTGTGATCGTCGTCGGGACGCGAGCCATCGTTGTGGAGCGCTGGTAGGGAGCCATCGTCGCCTCCACCACTGTCACCTCCATCTGCAGCGGGACCCATATCCATGCCATCCGCAGGAGCAGCACCGCCGGCATCCTTGCCTTCCTGATCCTTCGACGGTAGATTATCCATGGCACTGGCGGGCAGAACTCCAATCGTATCATCATTGCCGGGATCATCATCGGCCGGAGGAGATGCACTCGCCATGCTGGCCGCCGTATCCTTGTcaccatttccatttgccagTGGTCCCGGGTACTTGTAACCCGAGAAGGAGGGTCCTGGATAGTTGTATCCCGCGTTGCTCAGTCCTCCCGATGCGGGTGGCAAGTAACTGGTCACGGTATCCGAAGGCAGGGCTGCTTTGGGATCCTGCGACGGCGATGGATACTTGGTGTTCAGCGGCGGAAAGGAGTAGGCATCGCTGGGAGCCACATAGGAGTTCACCGAACTCGATCCGGCGGCCACTTTGCCATCCTGTCCGTGGGAATGGTCATGACTGTGATCGTGACTGTGATCGTGATTGTGATTGTGATTGTGCCCCTTGAACAGATTAGCGGCGGTTCCTTCGCCAGGAGTGAAGCGATCACTGAATCCTAAGGataaaggaaaataatattatttaaaaacttgatATAAAACGATTGGTTAGACGTTTTTATAAGAAATGTATGATTAATGATAAGTTTGgtgcaagaaatatatttttaataagttgaTTTCTCTATAGATCGTTTTATCCAAAACCTTGAGActacttttaaataataaccTAATCTTTGGaaatttctaatttaaattacattatttattttcatgatAATGATACCTTTTTTATAACTGGGCCTCGATGATTGATAGCGAGATGGTTTTCGTGATGATGAGGAGTAGTAAGTGGGTCTACCTTGGGGATAAATACGGGTCTTTGAGGGAAGGGAGTTGTACTGCTGTGGCTTGCCGCCCCTCAACAACGGAGTTATCAGTTGGCCGAAGGGATACGCTGTCCTGTAATCCACGGCACGTCCTGTGGAGGCTCCTTCTATCACAGGATCCGGCTGGTCCTCTGATACAGGCGCAGGAtctggagcaggagcaggatcaCTGACTCTTCCCGTATCTAATGCAACCAAGGGGGTCACAAACACCGGGGAGTTGGTTGTTCCCTCGGGTTGATGGTTGTATGGAATGGGTGGCAGGGTTGTCGTGGATGTGGACGTTATCTCAGGAACTCCAGTGGTGGATACCACATTCTCACTCGAGTTGAAGCTGCGTAGGCAAGGATTCTCTAGAGACTAGATCACAAATCCTCAAGCACTATTCACTTACGTTTTCGGGAATATCAGATCCGTATTAAGGGCCTTGAAAATGCGTGGTCCCTGATCGTTTTCTGCTCCAGTGCCACTGACCAAAACTTGGGAGTAGGCTTGAATCCGGACACATCCAAGAAAGATACTGAGACACACCAGCAGCGCCCAATTGGCGCCTTCTAATGGCATCGTAAGATAATTTATCTGTATATCGTTTCAGGAcactttttctatatttcctTATCCGCACACTAAACACTGAATATCCTTTTGGGATACTTTCTTCATATCCGCCGAAGATCGGAAATAAAGCCACCGTACCGTGTCGCGCGAAATCGTCGAATACAACGGAGCACTTGGATGACCATTGGTTTTATCCGACGCCGTACAGCCGAGTTCGTGATTTCGTTTTTTCATGACCCAGATTCCGGGCAAAAGGTGCTACTAGAAGTGATCTATATACCATCGATCTGAACGGGCAGAACAGCACTTTCATTTCGTCGACTTCCGAGGTGCTAATTATTTGTTACTCCACATTTCTGGTGGCATCTTCCGTTATGTGCTCCCGGCTGCCTGGGATGTGAATATCTGGAGTGTGGAGTGTAACTACACTTCTAATCCATGGCCATACGGTGGTCTGCTTATGTGGTTCGGGGCGTGTGGCTCCAATTTTGCAACTAATTAAGAACATTTCGGATCGTCAGGCATGTGGGGTACATATTGTCTTCCTACTTTATGActtttaatagaaaaataataaaaataattaaataattagatATTCCATAGACcatagaaattattattataccaataaatattaaaaaatattttaatatacacTTAAACCCTTTTCAAAGAAATTACCTtcgattaaaaacattttatatcaTTCATGAAAAATCCAAAGAATTCCGAACCGGGCAAACATTCACATTTTTGGCGCCCCAAAGGTGTTAATTTTTAACGTAGCAGTCGTATTAATATATGTTCTATCACCTACTTCAAACGAATTCCATGTGTAACCCAAATTAAGAGATTTCTAGTACGAATCAAAGACAATAATATTTGTCAACTTCCTTGGCATGGATGTGGGTCAGTAACTGCGGCACTTGATGCAGCGTGCCTCTCCCAATTAGCACTTAGCAATTCAGGCGTGCTATATATTGTTTTCCCTACTAGTTCACGGCTCAATTTTAAGGCATCTGCAGATAACCAGTTCTGAGCAAGCCACTTTCCCAACTAGCCCATTCAAAATGACTGCAACTTTTACTTGTTTAAAGATGGGTTTTCAGTTTtaccatacatatatatttcataCAATAATTGCAAGTCTTTTAAATGTTAGTACACAAAGTTATCGCTCATTGAAACAAGGAACTAGAAACAAACCGTTTTAGAAACAAGAATAACAAATGTGCTTCGTTACTCGATGGGGTTGGTGGGGTCACAAACTAAAATAAACACGTGGAAGTACAAGTGGGTAAAATAACCTAAAGACAAGTCAAACAAATgctggcagcagcagccacggCTATGAATACCCCAATGGTTAGTCTGAATCGTAAAAGTAAGTAAAGAAGAAGCATGTTGAGTGATGGTGTTATATACAGCCTTGGCACTAAGTACATGTGTAACATTGGCGTCTTTTCGTTTGGTAAGTCTATGCCGTGATTTTTAGAAGGGCGAATTCATGCCCAATTTGGTGCCAAAGTCAAGACGCGCCCGACGCTGATATCGCGTGTTGACCCTAAAATAAACAAGATAAACAATTAATAATGAAGTACGACAATAATAAAGTTATAACCCACTTGTTCTCCTGGAACTTTGCCAGCTCACTGACAATCATACTCAGCAAACTTCCGCCAAATAGAATCAGCAAGGCCACCCACAGCCTGGGCAGCTGTTCCCAGAAATCCTCCAGAAACAGTTGCACACCGCAAATTACTCCGTGGAGGAGGACCAACAACAGGCAGGTAATAGCCCAGATACGATTGGAAAATGGATTGCGCTGCCAGAGCGCATGATCGCGATGTACAAATGTGAAAGAAATGAAAACTGAAATGATAGTAATAGCGTAAATAAAAGTTTACCAAAGTTACGTTGAGTTACTTTACCAAAATGTAGGATTATGCCTAGCAGAGCACAGCTTCGGGAAAAGTAAAGAAACTGATAGAAGGCCGGATCAgttccatcatcatcattctcCTCGAGGTCTAACACAGGTCCCTCTGTAGCTTCTGTAACTTCCGGTTTTAATACAGGGTCAGCTAAGAACATCCAGTGGGCAACGAGctgtaataaatattaattgacaCCTGTATTCTCTTCTTATACTTTAAACATATCACAACCTACCAAAGAAACGACAAGAACGATAAACTTGCAGCCATAGCACCACATGACAAAGGCAAAGGCCCGCGTGTCGTAGTCCGTTTGCTTTTTGCTAGTTGCCCGATTCATGATCTTGGGATCCACGTCAATGTGGGCAAGCGAGATGGCTATTAGCGGCACCGGCACGCACATCAGATAGATGCCGAGCAAGGGGGTAAGAAGCGGCGGCTGCGAGAGGCACGCGCACAGCACGTTCAAAATGGAGATGGAGCCG
The genomic region above belongs to Drosophila takahashii strain IR98-3 E-12201 chromosome 2L, DtakHiC1v2, whole genome shotgun sequence and contains:
- the LOC108057861 gene encoding uncharacterized protein, which encodes MPLEGANWALLVCLSIFLGCVRIQAYSQVLVSGTGAENDQGPRIFKALNTDLIFPKTFNSSENVVSTTGVPEITSTSTTTLPPIPYNHQPEGTTNSPVFVTPLVALDTGRVSDPAPAPDPAPVSEDQPDPVIEGASTGRAVDYRTAYPFGQLITPLLRGGKPQQYNSLPSKTRIYPQGRPTYYSSSSRKPSRYQSSRPSYKKGFSDRFTPGEGTAANLFKGHNHNHNHDHSHDHSHDHSHGQDGKVAAGSSSVNSYVAPSDAYSFPPLNTKYPSPSQDPKAALPSDTVTSYLPPASGGLSNAGYNYPGPSFSGYKYPGPLANGNGDKDTAASMASASPPADDDPGNDDTIGVLPASAMDNLPSKDQEGKDAGGAAPADGMDMGPAADGGDSGGGDDGSLPALHNDGSRPDDDHKYDPQMEYATPPPGWLESHPESAAPKPEDHDHDHDHAPDHDHVHDHHHDHYPSHFDYQPSYPDDSYPDVIYDDHPHHHHHVHHPPPPPPPPPPPPPPPPPTEPPPPPPPPPEPRVKKYSYFYIGRKLWYIPLYFTVWFSFYILWLIIKSIGRHKVNLPNHYVSRRSAPDPFTEQGRDEYINEMTVRVLEHIDSFRQKYLN
- the LOC108057863 gene encoding C-type lectin 37Da-like, with the translated sequence MFFKFLGLCAFLGAISLSTGFNVTSNLIEAPFVKIGSGYYYIENNLKKNWYAAYESCRRLKADLVTFESVEELDMVSQYILNSKTDVMYWASGTDLAEEGSHVWFSNGQPVYSDLWCPGQPDNKDGGEHCDGLWFESETIGLNDGNCGMLHCYICEATQPINCMQKHLMQ